Below is a window of Nocardia asteroides DNA.
CGAATGGGTGGGTTGGCGCAGTGCGTACTGGTGCTCATTGGCGGCCATGGTGGTGGTGATGGTGCTGCTACTCCGCGCGCTGCCCTCGACAGCGCAGTCTACGGAGTCGCTGACGTATCCGCGGCTCGTGCGGTCGATGGCCGTCCTGATTCGCAGGCCGGCGGTCGCGGGCGTCTGTGTGTCCGGCGGGCTGGTCGGCATCGCCTTCGGGGCGTTCTGGAACACCATCACCTTCGAGATGCACGCCGAATTCGGTTTCGGCTCAGCGGCATTGGGTGCATTCGGATTGATAGCAGCCGTCAGTGCCCTGGCTTCTCCCGTCGCGGGTCGCATCGCGGACCAGCACGGAGTACGACTGACCCAGGCAGTGCTGATCGGCATGCTGGTTGTGGGGTGGCTGATAGTGGCGGGGCCGCCGGCATGGCCGATTGTCGTCCTGGGCGCGATCCTCATCGATGTCGGGCTGTGGGGCAACCAAGTCGTGAACCAGGCTGCGCTGTTCGGTGCGGCAGCACGCGACCACAGCAGGCTCAACACCCTGTACTTCTTCACGCGGTTCGCGGGTATCAGTGCCGGCTCCGCCCTGGGCGCGGTGCTGTGGACGCAAGCCGGTTGGCACGCGGTGGTCGCACTCGGAATCGTCGTGAGCTTGGTGGCGCTGGGTGTGTTCGCCGCCAGCACCCGGCCTTCCGCATCACTGCAGGAGGTGCGTGGGTGACCACCGCCGAACAGCGGCAGTGTTCCGCTGACGATTTCCGTCTGGCGATGTCGCGTTTCCCCTCCGGGGTCGTGGTGGTCACCACCGAGGATGAGGACGGGAGGCCGTACGGCTTCACCGCCAGTTCGCTGTGCTCGGTTTCGCTCGATCCGCCACTGCTGCTGGTCTGCTTGGCTCGCTCAGCGAATTCCTATCCGGTGTTCGCCCGGGCGCAGCGGTTCGCGGTGAGCATTCTCGCCGCGGACCAGGAGCGCACGGCATTGCGGTTCGCCGGCGGGCTCGGTGACAAGTTCTCCGGTGGTGGGCTCGCACGCAGCACCGCCGGCGGCCTGGTGGTCGGTGGCGCGTTGGCCACCCTCGACTGTGACACCACCGACCGATACCGGGCGGGTGATCACATGGTGCTGTTCGGCCAGGTCACCGCGGCTGAGACCACGTCGTCGCCGGCTCCGTTGGTGTACGTCGACCGGGGATTCCGCACGGTCAGTTGACATCTCGACGGCGTGGGACAGATCTCGATCTTGAACTGGCCCCACGCCGATCGAGCATCTTCGCGCCTGTCGGTGGGGGCGAATATGGTCTTCTCGTGCTCGATACTCAGCCGACAGTTCAGGCCCTGGCGGATATCGCCGAACTCGTTGCTCCCGGATCCACGGTCGTCCGACGACGGCTCGCTGAAGCGGTCGGTGATCACGACCTCGGGGAGGAGACTGCAGCGGCTGAGGTGTTGCTCGCTGCTCTGTATGACGAGAACGGCGCGCTCGAGCAGGCGGGGATGGTGTGGTGTGACTGGGGTTCCGAACCCGCTGAAATTCGTGACGATCTGGTTCAGTTGCCCAGCTGTCCTGGGGCTTTGGACTGGGGCTGGGTGGATCAGTTCGATGAGGACGACTGGGATCCTGACGATATCGACAGCTTTCTGCGACCTCTCGCGGCGCGGTGTCGTGAACTCGGCGTCGCCCTGATCACGCTCGACATCGAGGCTGACGGATACGGGCTGGGGTTCGTCCCGGCCGAGCACGGCGACCGGGTTGCTGAACTGGCGCGAATCGCGCGGTGCGATCTGCGTGTGGTCGCACCATGAGTTGCCACCGGCGAGAGGGGCCTGGCGGCGGACGGGTAACAGCGTGATGGCGCCGAAATAGGCTGTAGCCCAGCGGAGTGCGGAGACCGGCCCTCGGGCATCGAGACACGACCGCAGCACGGCTTTGCGGTGGGCCGGTTCGCGGACGCCCACCACCTAATTGTTGGCGCGTTGGATCGAGCGCTTGACCAGGCCGCGGATGCCGGGGAGCTGGATGGCGCGGAGCATGAGTTCGCCGGCCCAGACGTGAGCGCGGGAGGGCGGGGCGAAGCGGCTTATTCCTTTGCGGGCCAATGCCTGCCGTTTGGTGACTTCGGGACGCAGTGATGTCTCCCAAGCGGCGAGTGCTGTGGGAATGTCGGCGTGTGTGGCCAGGGCGTCGCCGAGCCGGTCGGCGCCGTCGAGGGCGAGGGCTGCGCCGTACCCGGAGAAGACGGTCACGCACCATGCCGCGTCGCCGAGCAGGACGACTCGGTCGTGGCTCCAGTGGTCCATGACGATCTGGCCCGCGGAGTCGAAGTAGGCGTCGGTGGAGTCGGCCTCGAGTTCGCGGAGGGCGTCGGCGATGCCGCCGCCGAGGTCGCCGAAGGCTCGGGTGAGCGCCGGTGTGGGGCCGAGCGCTAGTTCGGCACTTGTGTCGGGGGCGTGATAGGTGAAGAACGCCGAGGATCGGTCCGGGCCCAGGTTCATCACCGCGGCGGTTCGGCGCGGGCCGAGGAATGTGGTGCCGACGCCTTCGGGGACGTGCTCGGGGATCTCGGCGAGTGGGAATGCTCCCACCATGTGGGCCAGGTCCACCAGATAGTCGGACTCGGGGCCGAACACGAGCTCTCGGATTCGGGAGTGCACGCCGTCGGCGCCGATCAGTAGATCGGACCGGAGGCGGGTGCCGTCGCTGAGAGTGACGACGACTTGGTCGCCGTCCTGGACCACGGCCTGCACGGTGGTGCCGAAACGGATATCCATGTAGTCGGCCACCGCGTGATACAGCGCCGATTCGAGGTCGCCGCGGAACAGGGTCAGCGCGCGACTGCCGACTGCGGCTCGGGCGACGGCGGCGGGGATCGTGAACTTCTCCCGGCCGTCCGCGTGCACCAGGACCGAGGTGAAGAACCCGATATCGCGGGGATTCAGCGCCGGCAGCAGTCCGAGCCGCTCGGCGGCGTCGTATCCGGGTCCGTGCAGGTTCACCAGATATCCGCTGCTGCGTCGGCTTTGGGCACGTTCGACCACGACCACATCCCAGCCGTGCTGGTGCATCCGGAGGGCTGCGGCCAAGCCGGCGATACCTGCCCCCACGATGACCACTCTTTTCCCCGCGCCTGCGGTCGGCGGCGCCGCGTTGTCTGAAGCCATCACCACTACTCCTGATCGGTTCGTCGACGGCGAAAGCCACGCACTGCGCTCTCGCTTCATCGTCAACTAGTAGTTGACGATCCCTGTTCCGTCAACCTAGAGTTGACGATGCGACATCACCGGATCACGGCTGGTGGGAGGGCGCGCCGAACCACCGGGTGAGCTGGGTGTTCAGGTCCTGTTGGGATTCGCCGATCCAGGCGACGTGGCCGTCGGGACGGAGGAGGACGGCTGGGACGTCGAGGTCGGCCGTCGAGTCGGTGATGAGGTCGACGCGGTCGGACCAGCCGGTGACGGTGAGGGAACGGGTGCGGTCGAGGACTACGGGGCGGGCGTGGTGGAGCCGGGGGTAGAGGGTGTCCTGCTTCAGGGCGATGTCGGGGAGGCGGCGGCCGAGGAGGGACGGGCCCTCGCCGAAGTAGCGGACGTCGGTGGCGGCGATCTTCTCGATCAGGTGGCGATTGACTTCGTCGAAGTCCATCAGGTCCGTGAGGAGATTGCGGACGGCCTGGGCGCCGGGGGTGGGGGAGAGGAGTTCGGTTTGGGCTCTGGTGTTTTCGAGGACCGACGCGGCAACCGGGTGACGTTCGGCGTGGTAGGTGTCGAGGAGGTCGGTCGGGGCCCAGCCGTGGAGGTGGGCGGCCAGTTTCCAGCCGAGGTTGACCGCGTCCTGGATGCCGAGGTTCATGCCCTGGCCGCCGATGGGTGGGTGGATGTGGGCGGCGTCGCCGGCCAGGAGGACGCGGCCGACTCGGTAGGCGTCGGCGAGGCGGGTGGCATCGCCGAAGCGGGACAGCCAACGTGGGGAGTGGATGCCGAAATCGGTGCCGGCGAGAGTGCGTAGCTGGTGTCGGAAGTCGTCGAGGGTGGGTGGGTTCGGGCCGCCGACGGTGGCGGCGGGAACCACCACGCGGTAGAAGCCTTCGCCGAAGGGCTGGAAGTTGAATCGTTTGTTGGTGGCGTAGATTTCGGCGGCCTTCGCCGCGATCTCCTCGGCAGGCACGCCGACCCGCATCTCGCCCATGAGCGTGTCGTTGCGGGACGGCTCGCCGGGGAAGGCGACGCCGAGCAGTTTGCGAACCGTGCTGCGGGCGCCGTCGCAGCCGACGAGGTAGCGCGTCCGCAGCCGCTCGCCGTCGGCCAGTTCCACCGTGACGCCCTCGTCGTCCTGGTCGAAACCGGTGACCGCGCAACCACTTCTGACCTGTGCGCCCCAGGCGATCGCGTGGTCTCGGAGCACGCGATTCACGACCGGCTGCGGGATGCCCAGCTGGTAGGGGTAGGGGGAATCCAAACCCTCGGGCACCGGTTTGACGATGGCCGCGAAGATGCCGGCCACCGGGCGTCGGCGGCCGTGCTCCAGCAGGCGATCCAGGAGGCCGCGCATCGCCATCAGTTCGAGGCTGCGCATGTGCAGGCTCACGATGCGGGCGAACGACGCGGGCTCGGTGTCCTTCTCCAGGACCAGGACTCGCACATCGTGCAGGCGCAGTTCGGCGGCCAGCATCGCGCCGGTCGGTCCGCAGCCGGCAATGATCACATCGAACATGAACCACCCGTTCGCCCGGTTGTCACCCACCCAGGAACCGTGCGCGGTCGGCCGGGGCGGCGTGTTCGCGCGCTCCGGCTGATCCGTATTTCCGCAGGTCCAGGCATCGGTCGCCCATTGTGCGGCGCGGCGGGCTCGCGCGGCAAGCGAATATCCGGGGATGGAGGAGGGCCGCGGATCGATGAGCTGCCGCCCCCGGTGACCGCCTGGCTGTGATGGCACGGAGCGTCAGCAGTCTAGATCGAGACTGGATGGCAGTGACTCGGAAGTTACTTTTCATTTCGCCGACTGATTGGACTTGGTCGATCCACTTCCGGCATGTCTCGTGGACGCGGGCCTGCTCCAGGCGGTCTGGGGCTATCGAAAGATATTGCGCCTCAATGGCTAGAACAGGTGTCAATTCTTCGGCGAAAACCTCCTGTCGCACACGGTGTGTAGCGAGCTCGAGTGCTTTCGGCGAATCGATGTCAGCGGCATGAAGTCGCTGTTAAGTTAATACTCATTCCGCGAGTCGCGGGCGCGAGTGTATCGACTGTCCCGGGAGATCGCGGTGTGCTCGTACTCAATGAGGAGTGACGCCATGGATGGACTCAACAGGCGCGATGCGTTGAAAGCCGGCGGGATTCTGGGCGCGCTCGGTGCCCTCGGGATGGTGACGCCCGCGCGGGCCGAACCGTGGTCCTGGTCGCCGGAGTCGTCGGTCGCCGGATCCGGGGCCGGTGCCGACCCGATGACGGTGTGGGACCCCGAAGCCGACGATCTGGTGGCCGGGTTGATCGACCGGGGTGATGTGCCCCGGGTCAACGAACTACTGCGGACCTGGACCAGGAACGGTCAGGCCCTACCCGAGGGGCTACCCACGGACCTGCGGGATTTCATGGAATACGCGCGCAGGCTGCCGCACTGGACCGACCCCACCAAACTGCACACCGCGATCGAGTTCAACAAGAAGCGCGGACTGTACCTCGGGGTGCTCTACGGCTTCGCCAGCGGCATGATGAGCACCGTCATCCCCAAGGAGGCGCGGGCGGTCTACTACTCCAAGGGCGGTCACGACCTCGAGGACCGGATCTCCAAGACCGCCAAACTCGGCTACGACATCGGCAATGTCAACGCCTACAGCCCCGACGGGGAGATGATCGTCACCTGCGTGAAGACCCGGCTGGTGCACGCGGCGGTGCGGCATCTGCTGCCGCAGTCACCGCACTGGGTGCACTCGGCCGAGGAAGACATCCCGATCAGCCAGAACGACATCATGGTCACCTGGCACAGCCTGCCCACCACGGTGATGAAGCACCTGAACTCGTGGAAGGTGCCCATCCCGGCCCACGAATCGGAGGCTTTCCTGCACTCCTGGCAGGTGGCCGCGCACATGCTGGGCGTGCGCGACGAGTACATCCCCAACTCATGGGAATCGGCGAATTCGCAAGCGGCGCAGGTGCTCGACCCGATCATCGCCGCCACGCCCGAAGGCGCCAAGCTCGCCGACCGGCTGCTGGGCCTGGGCGGCAATATCGATTTCGCCCTGCTCACCAAACCGGTGCTCGGCTCGTTCACGCGGTTTCTGCTCGGTGACAAGATCGCCGACGGACTGGCCATTCCCCGTGAGCCCGTGTGGGATCCGCTGCTGCGGTTCAGCTGGGGTCCGTTCATCGCGGTGCGGGAAGGCTTGCTCGCCGCGGTCCCGCCGATCGGCGACCCGTACTGGCTGCTCGACGAATTCCTGCGCAAAGCCGCGCTGATCTATCTGTCCGAGCTGCGGATGCCGATCAGCATCGAGATCCCGACGATGAACCGGGATATGAGCGTGCCGCCGCGCTGAGCCACGAAAACACCTGTCCACGATTCCACTTCAGCTAGGGAGCGCGATGATGCGTACCGTCCTTTCTCTCACCGCCGCCGCGGTCGTCACGGCGGGCCTGTTCGGCACCGCGACCGCCCAGCCCGTGCCCGTGGCCGACGAAGCCGAGACCGGGTCCTCGGCGGTGGACGCCGGATCGGCCGCCGCCCGCTCGGCGGTCTATTTCGCCCAGAACGGCGACCTGATCGGGTTCATCGTCCTGCTCGGGGTGACCCCGTTCCAGATCCTGACCAGCGGCATCTGCGACCTGGCGACCATGTCGTCGCTGCCGAACCCGTGCCGGGGCACCACGCGCTACACCGTGGCCGCCGCCCCCTAGAAGCCGCTGTGGAACAGCGCGTGTGACATCAGCCGGGAGACGAACCAGCTGTGTCCCTCCAGACCTGGCTCGTAGCTGCCGCCGGGACCGAAACCGCCGTCGTTCTTGATGTTCTCCGTGGACAGATAGACGAGGGAATTGTTCGACGGCAGCACGACCAGGGATCGGGAATTGTCGGTGGAATAGATCTCGTAGCCGTCGGTCAGGCCGTTGAAGGGAGTGCCGTCGGGCCGTCGGGTGCCGTTGAAACGGGCGAAGGGCACCGCGGCGTTGTGGTAGCCGCCGCCGTATTTCGTCAGGCGGGTGCGCAGCTCGGCGCGCACGTCGGCGACGGTGGCGGGCTCGGCGCTGTAGAGGCGGATCCGTCTGTCGGCGTCGTCGCCCTGCCACGCCTTCAGCCGGGCCCAGAACTCGTCGTAGCCCTGCTTTTTCGTCTTGACGACCTTGCCGTTCACCACCTCGTTCAGCACGATGTCGAACGCGTAGATCTCGCGCAGCGACTCCGACATGAACCGGTCGTCCTTGCGGCTGTTGGCCAGCAGCCCGCTCAGCACGGTGCCGCTGCGGCTGTAGGCCGAGACCGCGATACGTTCCAGTTTCACCGCTGCCACCGGCACCAGCCGGGTGGTGATCGCCTCGTAGCAGCGACGGCCGATGTGGCGCAACGCTTCCGACAGCACGGCCGGATCGGTGAGGTTGGCGTACGCGCCGGCGCTGGACACCGGGACCACCACCGCGAACGCCGACAGGCACGGGCCGCCCTCCACCTTCGGCGCGGCCCGCCGCACCGCGCAGAAATGCTGCGTCACCGCGAATTTCTCCTTGCAGAGATAGCGGGCGCCCAGCTCCAGATAGTTCGGGGTCTTGACCGGGTCGATACCGCCGCGCCAATACGCCGGGTATTTCTCCAGACCCGCCCGCGGATGCAGCACGACATTGGCGCGCAGCACCGGGGTGCCGGACTTGTCGTCGGCGAACTGTTTCACCAGCGCCGGTGACAGCCACACCCAGAACAGCCGGGTCACCGCGGTGTCGGCGGAATTGTCGTTGCGTTCGAGGACGAAGACCCGGCCCGCGTCGGCGTCGTCCATCGCGGCCCGAGTCCGGTAGTCGAGCAGTTCGAGTGGGCTCGCGGCCGGCGCGGTCGCGAAGACCCGGTCCAGGAAGACGGGAAAGCGGCGCTGATGGTCGCGGTACGGGCGAAGCAACTCGTAACCCTGATTGTCGACGAACACGGTCTTGTAGCTGTGCAGCAGCGAGCCCTCGTTCGTGATGTCACGCAGCTCCATCGCCCGCCGCCCTCACGACGGGGTGTTCAGGTCGTATTCGGTGGCCACCACCTGCTCGGTCGGCAGGATCTCGGTCCACTGACTGAACACCTTGAACGGTTCCTTCCCGAAGGAGATCCCGCCCTGCAGCGGGTCGAAACCGTGCGCGAAGACCACCTCGGCGGGCAGCGCCATCTCCGAATTCGGATCGCCCGGCCGCAGCGGAACCGGGGTCAGCGACTGCTTCTGCTCGGCCGCGATCTTGTCGGCGATCATCAGCAGCACCTCGCGCAGCTTCTTGCCCTGATACTCCGGCGGGTCCTGCGCGGGATCGAACGGATAGTCCTCGTTGAGGCCGTCGGTGCCCGCGACCTCGGGCCGGCCGAGGAATGTCATGGCCTCGTCCTCCCGGCCCGGCCGGATCGGCAGGACCGCCTTCACCCAGGGCGAATTGAGGAAGGCGTTGCGGTTGGCGTCACCGTCGAGTTGCAGGAACCAGCCCAGGGAGGCACCCAGCGGTGCGGGCGCGGACTCGTCGGTGAACAGGTATTTCTTGTCCGCTGATTCGAACGCGGTGGTCTGCAGCGCGCCGTCGGCGGTCATCAGTACCCGTCGGCCGGGACGCGGCCGCCACCAGTCGGGGGCCACGAAATAGAGCATCGCGTCGACGTCGAAGAAGTAGCGGATGAGCTCGGACGCCACGTGGTAGTCGTCGTTCTCCCAGTTCGCCGTCTTGCCGTAGAGGCGGGCGATGATCTTGCGGTAGATGATGTTGCGTTCCTCCTCGCGCAGATCCTCCGGCTTGCGGGTGGTGACGCGGCTGCTGAGCTTGATGCGCTTGCGCAGGGTCTCGTAGAACAGCCGTTCCTTCTCCGCCGCGACCAGGTCGGTGTAGTCCTTCATCGCCTGCGCGTTCTGCGCGTCGATCGCGTCCTTGGCCGTTTTCGTGGGGGTGTACATCATCGTCACCTCGAACGGCATCGATCGTTTGCCGCCGAAATTCGCCTTGGCGAGCCGGATCATGAAGCTCTTCGGCGGACCGCCGGCCGGATTCGGGGTCAGCAGGGCGTCTTTCACGCTGGCCTGCTCGTTCTTGAAATCCACCGCGGCCAGGCTCGACAGCACGAACCCCTCCGGCGCGGGCGGGATGTCGAAATCGAACTTGAACTTGATGATGCTGTTGGCCCCGGCGTTGCGGTTGATGCCGTGATCGCCGTTCTCGTTGGACTGCACATAGGTCAGGTCGGTGTCGTCGTCGCCACCGTTGTGCTGCAGGAACCCGCATGCGAACTGGTAGACCACCGGCTTGTCCGGCGGATAGGGGATGCGGTCGGGACGTTTGATGGACGGATCCAGCGCCTCGGCGGTCTCGTGCACGAACTTGCCGGTGTCGAGGAAGTCGCCGGGAAAGTCGACGTAGAGCTGCCAGCACAGCTGCTGCCCCAGGTCCTGCACCTGCACCGCGACCTTGCGCATCTTGCGGCTGAGCTGATAGCTGACCAGCCGCGAGGTGGTGTTCTGCAGGACATAGCGGCGGCTGGAGGTGTCGGTGGTCTCGGTGACCGTGCGGAAGGTCGTCTTGAAGTTCTGCTTGACCTCGCTCGACAGCTTCGAGGTCTGCTCGCGCATCCGCTTGTGCGTCTGCTCCTGCGCCTGTTTGCGCGACTGGTCCAGATTGAACGACGCGCTGCCGCTGGCCTGGAAGATCGTCCCGAGCCCGCCGCTGGCGGAGGTGGTGACGCCCAGCTTCATGTCGCTGGCGTTCTCGGCCTTGACCGCGTCGGCGATCTCGTCGCGATCGGTCGCGGACTGCTCGGCCTTCTCGACGGTCTCGGTCGACTGCTCGGTGGTCCGCTCCACCAGGGTGCGGCGGGTGTTGACCTCGATCAGCTCCACCATGCCGCCGGGACTGATCCAGACGTGCCCGACCGGCGGGCCGAGGAAGGTGCCCAGCTCGAAGAAATACTCGCGGAATCGGTGCAGAATGCCGATGGGGGACAGGAACATCGCCTTCGACGGATGCTGCTGGGCCAGGAACTTCACGGCCGCCAGCGCCCGCTCCCACGGCTGCACATCGCGGGCGAACAGCTGCGGCACGATCGCCGGGTCGGCCTGGGTGAGCTGCTGGAGCAGCTGGGTGGTCACCGTCTCGCGCTGCGGGGTGTCGGCCGCGGCGTCGGCGGGGGCGTCGACCGGCACGATCACGGAGTCGGCGAGCAGCGATTGCCATGCGTTGGGGTCGTCGGGGGCTGCCGAGGCGCGCGCGACCAGTTCGCGGCCGATCGCCGTGCCGGTGGGGTCCGCGAAGACCGGGTCGGCCACGTGCGGGCCCGGGGTCTCGAGATGGGCCAGGTTCACCGCCTGGGAGAACCGGTTGGCCAGCCCGCTGCGCACCCGTTCCTGCTGGAGCTTGCTGCGCCAGCCGATCAGCGGCTGGTAGACGCCGAACGGTTCGCTGGCGTACGGCATGATCCCCGGCGCGGGCGAGGGCGGCGGCGGGGTGCCGGGACGGTGGGGAATGGACAGCGTCCAGCCCGGTTCGATGTGGTCGGGATCGCGAATGGCGTTGGCCGCCGCCAGCAGATCGAACAGGTTCGGGTCGCCGTACACCTCCGCGGCGATGCCGGACAGGGTGTCACCGGGCTGGACCCGCCGGACCCGGCCGGGGTCGGGCACGGTCAGGACCAGGCCGACGCCGAGTTGGTCGGGGTCCGCGATTCCGTTGGCCGCGGCGAGGAAGCCGAACAATCCGGCGTCTCCGTAGCAGGTGCGCGCGATCGAGGCGAGGGTGTCGCCCGCGACGGTGGTGTGAGTCCTGGGCATGGCTGTTCTCCTGCGCTTCAGGGGTTTTCCGGCTCTGGCGAAACGGTAGGGATCCGCGTGGGGCCGGAACACGAGTAGCGCGCTACCCGAACTCGGCGTTGGTTTCCGGAGACGAATCGGTCGCGGGGTTTTCTCCACTGGAGAGAATTGCGGTGGGTGGCCGCCGCGGTCTCGAAATTCCTGTTCACCTGCGGTAACGTAAAAACTTCGACTGATTCCGACGAGGAGCCCGGAGTCGGTTTGTCAATGGTGACAGGTGAGGTTTCGTTATGCGCGGTAGTGCTGCACCCCAGTTCCAGGAGGCTGTCGACCGGTTCGGCCGGTTGTTCGACGGCGGACGCGGCGGCGGTGCGCTCGCGGTATACCACCACGGACGGCGAGTCGTCGACGTCTGGGCCGGGCACGCGGACGCCACGGGGGCGGTGCCCTGGCAGGAGAACACCGCCGCGCTGTCGTACTCCACGTCCAAGGGCGTCACCTCGACGGTGCTGCACCTGCTCGCCGAGCGCGGCCTGGTGGACTACAAGGCGCCCGTCGCCGAGTACTGGCCCGAATTCGGGGCCAAGGGGAAGAAGACCATCACCGTCGCCGAGGCGATGAGTCACCGGGCCGGGCTGTCCCGGATCGGCGTGTTCGCCCACACCGCCGCCGACCTGGCCGACCACGAGCTGATCGAGGACCGCCTCGCCGCCGCCGCGCCGGACCGTTTCCGTGGCATCCCCGCCTACCACGCGATCTCCTACGGCACGATCATCGCCGGCATCGCCAGGGCGGTCACCGGCAAGAGCATGGGGGAGCTGTACCGCACGGAACTGGCCGAACCGCTCGGCTTGGACGGCCTGCACCTCGGCGCGCCGCGCCCCGGCGCGAACACCACCGTCGCGGTGACCCACGGCTCGGCCACCCCGCTGGGAATTCCGCAGGCGGGCACGATGATCCGGCTCGCCGCGCGCACGCCCGTCCCCGGCGCGGGCTTCCTGCGCGCGATCTACACCGACGGAATCGACCGGCTGGCCCACGGGCCCGACCCGCGCATCCTGCAGGGCGAATTGCCCGGGGCGAACGGCGTTTTCACCGCTCGCTCGCTGGCCGCCGTCTACAGCGCCATCGCCACCGAGTCACCGCTGTTCCCGCGCAGCCGTGTCCGGACCATGTCGCGGCTGCAATCGGTGCTGCCGGACCGCAACCTGCTGCTGCCGATGGGCTGGCGGCTGGGCTACCACTCGATGCCGGTCGTCGGCGCGCGCAATGCCTTCGGGCACATCGGTTTCGTCGGTTCCGGCGGCTGGGCCGACCCCGAGTCGGGCCTCGCCGTCGGGTTCGTGCACAACTGGGCGCCGGAGGCCCTGCTGCTGCCGCGCGACCAGTTCGTGCTGTTCAGTCTGCTGGCCGCGATCGTGCGGGGTGCGGGCGCCGAGGCCGGTGATCCGATCCCGCTGCCGATGGCGGGCTGAGCGGCCACAGCCATGGCGCGGAGCCACGAGGCTCCACGTCCGGGCGGCCCCGACGCCGTCACGGGACGAAGGGGGTCGCGGCGCGGGCGGTGCGCAGGGCGGTGGCCCACCAGGTGAGCTGGTCGAGAGTGGCTTCGACGGCGTCGTGCAGGTCGGGGTCGGGGCGGGGCCACGCGCCGTCGACGGTGAAGCGTTGCCAGGCCTTGGGGATGGTGACGGTGCGGCGGATCGGGACGGCGTTGAGCTCGGCGAAGACCTGCCGCAGCTGGGCGGCGCCGTGGCCGCCCTCGGCGTCGCGGCAGTAGGTGACCACCGAGACCGGCTTGGCGGCCCATTCGAGGTCGAACCAGTCGATGGCGTTCTTCACCGCGGCCGGGAAACTGCGGTTGTACTCGGGGGTGACGACGACGAACGCGTCGGCGGCGGCGAGCCGGGAAC
It encodes the following:
- a CDS encoding LysM peptidoglycan-binding domain-containing protein translates to MPRTHTTVAGDTLASIARTCYGDAGLFGFLAAANGIADPDQLGVGLVLTVPDPGRVRRVQPGDTLSGIAAEVYGDPNLFDLLAAANAIRDPDHIEPGWTLSIPHRPGTPPPPSPAPGIMPYASEPFGVYQPLIGWRSKLQQERVRSGLANRFSQAVNLAHLETPGPHVADPVFADPTGTAIGRELVARASAAPDDPNAWQSLLADSVIVPVDAPADAAADTPQRETVTTQLLQQLTQADPAIVPQLFARDVQPWERALAAVKFLAQQHPSKAMFLSPIGILHRFREYFFELGTFLGPPVGHVWISPGGMVELIEVNTRRTLVERTTEQSTETVEKAEQSATDRDEIADAVKAENASDMKLGVTTSASGGLGTIFQASGSASFNLDQSRKQAQEQTHKRMREQTSKLSSEVKQNFKTTFRTVTETTDTSSRRYVLQNTTSRLVSYQLSRKMRKVAVQVQDLGQQLCWQLYVDFPGDFLDTGKFVHETAEALDPSIKRPDRIPYPPDKPVVYQFACGFLQHNGGDDDTDLTYVQSNENGDHGINRNAGANSIIKFKFDFDIPPAPEGFVLSSLAAVDFKNEQASVKDALLTPNPAGGPPKSFMIRLAKANFGGKRSMPFEVTMMYTPTKTAKDAIDAQNAQAMKDYTDLVAAEKERLFYETLRKRIKLSSRVTTRKPEDLREEERNIIYRKIIARLYGKTANWENDDYHVASELIRYFFDVDAMLYFVAPDWWRPRPGRRVLMTADGALQTTAFESADKKYLFTDESAPAPLGASLGWFLQLDGDANRNAFLNSPWVKAVLPIRPGREDEAMTFLGRPEVAGTDGLNEDYPFDPAQDPPEYQGKKLREVLLMIADKIAAEQKQSLTPVPLRPGDPNSEMALPAEVVFAHGFDPLQGGISFGKEPFKVFSQWTEILPTEQVVATEYDLNTPS
- a CDS encoding serine hydrolase domain-containing protein — its product is MRGSAAPQFQEAVDRFGRLFDGGRGGGALAVYHHGRRVVDVWAGHADATGAVPWQENTAALSYSTSKGVTSTVLHLLAERGLVDYKAPVAEYWPEFGAKGKKTITVAEAMSHRAGLSRIGVFAHTAADLADHELIEDRLAAAAPDRFRGIPAYHAISYGTIIAGIARAVTGKSMGELYRTELAEPLGLDGLHLGAPRPGANTTVAVTHGSATPLGIPQAGTMIRLAARTPVPGAGFLRAIYTDGIDRLAHGPDPRILQGELPGANGVFTARSLAAVYSAIATESPLFPRSRVRTMSRLQSVLPDRNLLLPMGWRLGYHSMPVVGARNAFGHIGFVGSGGWADPESGLAVGFVHNWAPEALLLPRDQFVLFSLLAAIVRGAGAEAGDPIPLPMAG
- a CDS encoding NADPH-dependent FMN reductase, translated to MTAPARVAMILGSTRTGRFGPLVADWFAGRVTRRRDLVLDRIDLATAALPEQLPDLDDPTPEPVRALGSRLAAADAFVVVTPEYNRSFPAAVKNAIDWFDLEWAAKPVSVVTYCRDAEGGHGAAQLRQVFAELNAVPIRRTVTIPKAWQRFTVDGAWPRPDPDLHDAVEATLDQLTWWATALRTARAATPFVP